Within the Telopea speciosissima isolate NSW1024214 ecotype Mountain lineage chromosome 4, Tspe_v1, whole genome shotgun sequence genome, the region GTTTAATTCGCTGAATAATTCCCGAATCcgaatatttttttgtttaccaaaaaaaaagggtttttgcgGAATTTTAGTATCAATATATCGCAATTTTTTTCGAATCATTGAGTCTAATTTGGATTCGATCGAATAATTCGTACAATTCAGATTCGGCGGGAATAATTCCCATGGGAGAATTCCACAGAAGGTTTAGTTTGGATTTGAATTCTACCAATGACTTGTGACCATGGATTTAACTATTGGTATCGATATTAGTGAAGGAACAAAATTTCAGTATTAGTATTAGTGGAACAATTCTTCGATAAATTTatccaaaaattaaattatttactAAAATTAAGGCCAAAATCGATTTACATTAGTAATGATATCAATATTGGCCGAGATCGATATGAATCCCAATACCAATATTAATAACCATGCTTGTCCTCAGTATTCTTCATCTGCTCTCAATGTGTTTTAGTCCAATTGACTGTGCCCacgagttaaaaaaaaaaaaaaaaaaaaaaaaaaaaaaaggtgttctaccaaaaaaaaaaagggtgttaATTAATATTTGGGCAAGAAATTGCTTTCAGGGCATGTAGAGTCTGCATTAGGGTAAAAACACGTGATCCTGTGTTTGGACATAGGAACCACATGACTaattagcgttctttttcctttaatatTTCTATCTCTCATATAGGTAACCATGAATCCTCATTCAATAATCTAATAAGGACAGAGTATTCCCACATCCACGGTCATTCCCTGATCAATAGGTGTGGATGGTGTTGAGAGGATATCATGCAACGGGTGTGGGACATTGTCAACTTTTCTCCTATAGGGGGGGGGGTCAAACATTCATGACCCTAGAATGGTGGCGATGAAGAAAAACTTCCCATATTTAATAATGGTATATTCATTTTCTTCGAATTTTATTAGGATTACTCGTCATTATGCTAAGAATAACGATTCACTATTTGTCACATCACAAATAGTAAGAGGCAAACATCTCATTgctacaatttcaatttaaataaGTAGAGGAAATAGCTAATATTATAAAAGATGTcaatttgtattttatattcatctctatTTGACgtcattttgataattttattaaaactttgaatcagagtttgagtaattttttttgattattttttattaaaatttggccattgagataTATGTGGATCTTCTATGACATGGAGTGTCAagtaacaaataataaaatattatattttactAGACATAGTGACATTTagaatgtctttttttttcctttatggCAAGAGCAAaaaacttagccaatcatgtaGCATTTGTGTTCTCATAAAACACAAGAAAACCATAGGACATAAATTACACGATTAGGAATCATCCAAGGCATTCCAATCTGGCGGTCTGGCCAGGAAATCTTTCTAAGTAGTGGGCCCCAGGACTAATTTTCCTCTTCAATGGTCGGTTTTGATTTCTTCATGTCATGGCTTACCGATACAGTGGGCCCCAGGACCCATTTTCCTCTTCAATGGTCGGTTATGATTTCATGTCATGGCTTACCAATACAGTGGGTCCCAATGGTAGGGTCTACTCGTTGGGTGGCTGAGAATTGAGATGGCCTATCCCTTCATGGACCCTACCgctaacatttctttctttaggaGGTAGATCATGGGTGTCATGTCATCATGTCACGTCAGACTTTCAATTTTAGTAAAAAAAGTTCATTTCCATGCCATAGTCGGTGGCATTTAGAATTTTAGATTCATTTTACGAAAAAAAGTTTTATTATCTGTCACTCtacctagtgaagtataatgtttTACTATTTATCGTATGATAATATATGGGTTAATTCATGTGGTACATGGATTAGTCCATATGGTAAAAGATTGCACAAGCGAAtctcagcttaaaatgagtagatgaagcaattaaaattacaaatgatattattttatggggcactgttctctgtgccgtagaaTAGGCTGTTCCCAGGCATACGgaggtgggcgcaatgaccaccttgccccctgagtggtagacccatgtgcctgggtgcagtctgcgttgcggcacagagaacattctctcttattttataTCCATGTActtttgatggcattttgataattttactgaTCTAAGAATCGGGTATCATATCAATCATGCCAATTGATACATATCAATAATGGAGTTTGATATTGATACGACATCAATGTGGATTGATGGATACGGTTAAaagtggatttttttattaattcaaatTGTATTGATACTATGGATTCACTAATACATATTGGTGCCGATATTGGTATTGATTGAGTCAGATATATGTACCGATGCTGATAACTAAAACCTTGTTTTAGCTTCCGTTTATTTTCATGTAGGAATGAGAAAAAAACACAGACACACAAAATTTTCTTGTAAATTTGGAGTTTTCACCGttctattttacataaattgCAAAAAAGTATTGGATAAATAGAAATTTTTAATTGGGATAAGTAAACTTTACAAAAAATTCCTTAACCCTATGATATTTTCCTGTTCAAATCAAAGTAAATTTAATTAGGCACTCTAGTTCTGATTTTCTTAATATATGTTGGGTGTCTTTTGCTGTTGCTGCCTTCCTTTAATTAATCGAATTACTTGGATTTCAAAAGAAAACTATTTAATAATTAAGTTTCCATAATACTAAAGAAATATACTtggagggaaagaaaaagaacacaaGGGACATAAATACAAAAGGtccaaaaaaactcaaaaccaaacaaaaaaatcaaataaacaacacccaagagagaagaaatcactACCCAACAAATAGATATGCACATTACCAAATTAGAAAATTTTTAGAATTTTCCAACCCCCATAAAAAATCTTGGAACTAGCCGTATAGTTgtcataaaaaatataaaaccaactttaaggctgcgtttggtatgcattcttgaaatgtaTTCCAGGTCAATTTCACATTCTGTATCAtacgagaatgtgaaatcaacttagaatgcataccaaacacagcctaagtttttgagttagttacacaatcattattaattttaaataaaaaatttgttttagTATCATTTCTCTTCTTCACTTTACTTCCAACAACCTAAGTTCTATTTTTTAGTATGAACTTCTCctgtaatttttcttatttcttataaACATCAGACCTAAACTATGTTAGTCTCATGCATGGTATGGATTTGATTAATAACCGAGTTCAAACtacaaatttatttattcaatagAATACAAAAGAAACTTACATTTTTGTAAGCCTTTGGGTTTATGGTTTGAGATTTTATATTTTCAGCAATCACATTCGCGCGTGCTAATTAATAAAAAGGATCAATTTATTTGCATTTTTCATGCCTCCtaacaaataattttttatagaCATTTCTCTACAAAAATTTATAGCTTAACTTCCTTTAATATAATTTTGATAACAAACCTACCCACAAAGGAAGCATTAGCTTTAAATAAAATGTAATTACTATAATGTAGAGAAGAATATCATCTCTTTATTCTTTTGTAGATGATGAAAATGATGTAAGTGAGGTTCTAATCCATTCTACGTATGTTACTAATGCAAAGTTACTATATGATTATAAAATGGAGTCGATATCCTCAACACGTATGGGTTAGGTGTCAACACCTGTCCCACTTACTACCATTTAAAGGATGAAGAGAGTATTTATGAAAGCAAAAAGGACAGGTGTTGGCACCTGACCCGTACGTGCAAGAAAATGAGTCAATATCTTCCCCGTGGAGTGAGATAAGAGAGACTGCCAAACATGCCACCTACTCTTTGTTAGCAACCCATGCATATTTTAGCcttttaggtttaattttagcTCTAAATCTAACTTTTGGAGTTGAAGGTGTTCTTCTGAAAGGCCAACAAGGAAGAATGAGTTAATATTATAATGAGAAAATCTCTCTCATGCTTTTGAAAGGACAAGACACTATATTGAGTTGTAAGGTTATAGAATTATGGTCCCACTTTGATTTGTTCAAGTCCTTGGTGCCTTCATATATACTTGAAGAGCTCTCTCTATCTAATACCTTAAGTTTCTCGGTTGGATcctccaacatggtatcaaagttTAGGTTCCTTTATTATCCTCCCCTAAGTTGTTTGTTCACCTATAGAACCAAGTATGCCAAAGCGTTGTTTATTTCCCTGTAGAGTTAGGTATGCCGAAACTTCTCCTGTGAGACAGTGTTGAGATGAACAATCAAGATAAATCTCACTCAATTTATCCTCTTTTTGGGATCATTTTGAAGAACCAAACTTCAAACATGAACACAACCATGTAAAAGACAAACTACCCACAAGACCACAcattctctcccctctcttacTTGATTGGTTTAAACTTAATATGTAAGATAAAAGACAAAAACCTCAGACAGGATTTTGTTCTTAGTTCTGTCACCATGCATTATGGCTCTCCCATGGATAGATCCATGCATTACTTGTATCCTTTTCCATTAAAACATAATTATATGAGATGCAAACAATGTCTGATCAAGAAAAATGTTATTGAAAGTCTCTTTCAAAGAAATTAATAAGCAAAATTTGTCATATTTGATGTTCCACCCCATGAAAGATACTTGTTAATTATCAGTTAACTTGGTCTTTCAACATGGTGTGAGTCTCAtgattctctatttttttcttgtaattatAAGATCAAATGGATGCTAATGTGAGTCCTTAAATTCATAAGCTACCTTCTTTTATAATATATCTTATGTAGTTCTGTACAAGGCATGCAACATCAAGatccaaaatttttttcttgtcaAATGGATTAATCCAAAGTCGTTCATGACGATCAACCCCTCTCTAACCACCCATCCAACGGCTGGGAGAACTTGGACACATATCCCAACACCTGCCAACACTTGAGGATGCGTATCCAAATCCACCCCACCATTGGATGGGTGGTTGGAGAGGAGTTGAAGTTGGAGagaatctttttcccatatttcaTGGATTCCAACtaattaaatataaaacatCACAACCATCCATTCTGGGGATCTTAATGAGATTTGTTGGGTGGGTTAATAAAGAAGATTTAGAGATTAATGAGATAAGAGAGTTGATAGAGACCAAACAATCATGTGGCTGTTCATTTGTTACAGTCATAAGatcaaatttaattattttgatCTTATGAGTATACCTTACTTCTAAGGTCCATCTAAATTGACCAAATGAAATCTGGAAATAGAAAAGCTTAGCTATCATATGGTAAGGTACCATTTCTCAGCTCATATTAATAAAAGATTCAAAGACTCCTAAGTTGGTGTTATTAAATAACTtataagaataaaaataaaatggagcttcaaaaaaaaattaaatagagAGTCCTTAGTAGACTTATTGTTTATAATTGTCATGAAAAAGGAAGTTAGGAAGATCAAAAAATTTTCTTATAAGGATACAGAAAAGTAGCCTTTTATTTTAAGAAAGCTTCCAATGATTGGTTCCAACTAAGTATGGAATCAGTTGTAGGGATGTGGGTTTTGGATCTCTTTAATGCAAAAACCCTGCAAAAGCCAGCCCATCAATGAATCAGTTCAAgccttgtcttcttccttccacAACTTTAACCTACTCTCAAAGCAATCTGTTTAAAAAGGTCCATTTTAACTTAAAATTCTGAGTTAGATTAGGAAAATCCAATAAtacttttgaaaattttaggtGAACCATTTGTAGCCTAGGCTCATTCATTTACAAATGGAGACTGGAAACTCCAAGATTTGTAACTTTGAAGCTTCTGTATCTGTTTCAACTGTTTAATATcacacttccccccccccccctctcccttcttccaaaaataaaaataaaaatgagagggttctctgagcaagcggcatgGGGCCAGCACATCAATAAGGGGCGACGAAATGGTTTTGCACATAGAGGGAAACAGATTGTGTTATATTTCATACATAGGAGGCAGAGATGTCATTTCATGCAAGGACTTTGTATTTTGGCAGTCCATAATGTATTTGCCTGTAAAGACAACCAATGATTATATGCTCAACTCCTACTCAGGTACTACCATCAAAACATGTTTCCTAGGACAGAGCTGGACGAATATAAGTTCTGTTCATGTAATGAATCCTATATCACAGTGAGAATAAAGCAGaactgggaaaaaaaaagaagaaaagaattcaAAAGTAGAAACTATGATTCGATACAGATGGAGTATAAACCTGGGAGAAACTATGTTCATTACAACACGGCCACAATCGATAATTATGGGTACCAAATTTGTGTATATTGTGGCTCTACAATCAGAGACAACAATCAGAATGCGACCAGTCAACAACGCAAAGCATTACTCCCCTTAGTTGACATAAGAGAATGACACCCTCCAGCTTTGCTGGTCAGAACTGCTTTACAGCATTGTCGATCGATCTTATGGGAAAGGATAAGTATTGAAACTGTCAAATGTTCTTATCTGAAAAACCCGACTTCCTCTGAAGTcacttcatttcttcttcctactaCTCAAAAGAACAAAGTTTTGCTCCATCAGATGTGACTAACCTGCCCTGAAACACCATTATTTTCGCCCCTTTATGTTTCATTGATTTCAGCAGCCAAATGCACTGCAGACATTTGGAACGGATAAATTGTTCGTCTCCTTGCATGTAATGGGATAAAAGCATCCAAAAGAGACACTGATCTCCCTGGATTACTGGTAAATACAATGAACACAAGTTCTTGGGCATGCCAACTGGCAGACCACTCTTTCCCAACTTTCTTGCATCTTCATCTGCAACACCCAAATGATGTCACCATCTAACAATATCAATCGTCTTTACACATTAAAACTTCAGGATGATATGTAGGTTTAGTGATccctaataactcatgagtcCCATCCTTCTCAGATCCAACCTGGGGCTTGCTAATTGTGTAGGCATCACTGCTACACTCACCATCAACCACCATTGCCACAACCTTGGAATCCACGACTCCAGCTTCAACACCCCAATTTCCAGTAACTCCAACCTTGCCACGGGCTCGTCTGGAAGGCCTTGGAATTGAGGTCTCTCCTGAAAGGGCCTCTGCACCCCTCTTCCTTCGCTTTGTGTTCTGGAACCCACTAGCAAGAGCCTCTAACGCCTTCGTTGTCAATGGCCGGTTTCTTGTGCTCTGCCTCCGGGCATTTACAGTGGGCTGCTGATCAGCATTATTGGTTCTCAATGCCTCGGAATCCTCCGGCTTCTGGCTGTTTTCAGATGGTAACAATGACCTCTTTGGGTCACCCTGGCTGTCTACATTTTCAGTAAAGGGTTCATCCATTTCAAAATCTGGTGGAGCATGGGGTAGATTAAGGTCAAAGTAAGTCCGCGGTTGAGGTTTCTCATTAAGTAGTTCACCAAAACCATTCCCAGTGAGGATCCCTTCACTGCTCTGGTCTGGACTGCCTTTAGCTGAAGAACATGTAGAAGATACCTTATCCAGAGATTGCCCCACTTGAGAAACCATGTTATCACTTGCATGAAGTAAGTTTGACTGGAAAGAAGGTTCCCCTTGTTTTTGTACAGGAGCCACAGAAAAACTGTTCCTACTGCGGCTTGTTTCTGAATGACTACAAGCAGTCAACCTCCGCCTTTTTGTGACGGGGGCATGGTTTGACTGGCTGGGTTTCACCCTCTGGCTGAATTGGCACCTAGTCTTCCTTGGTTGCTTCTCAGTATTGGAGTATGTATTCTCATGGTTGTCTGATAAACCACTGGAGGGACCTGGACCATTAGCAAGCCGGCTGAGTTGGCACTTAGTGTTCCTTGGTTGCTTCTCAATATTGCGATATGAATTCTCATGATTGTCTGATGGCCCATTTGAGGGATCTTGACAGTAAGTTGGCATAACATGCTTAATGCAATTTGATGTGTCAGAATGAGACCCCCTGTTAAACATGACCTTTGAAGGGCTGGAAATATTAGCATCACCTTGATCATGACCCGGGTCTGGATCATCCAAATTCTCCTCAGAGCTATCTCCCTCAGGTTCTCTGGATATTTTAGTTGGGATGGAAGTATTAGTAGTGTCGACAGGTATACTTCTTAGTTCTCTGATTTTCGATGGTCCTTCTCCATGAACCAAACTGGTATCCACAATAGTAAACTTCATGAGGTCTGACTTGCAATTTGAAAGGCGTGGTCGAAGATAACAATGTCGTTGACGATCAGAGAACCCACCTTGATCCAATTTCAACTCCGACTCCCACCTAAATTCTTCCTTGCCTCCACTTGTAACTGCTTCAACCTCAAGCTCCAGAAGCCTTGGGTCTGACGCAACTTTATTCAAGACATCACTGACAGAATCAAAGTATTGGTTTCCTTTCACATGTCTCCTTCTTGAGAATTTCTTAACACCAGGTACAAGGAACACCAAAGCATGCTTGGAACCAGTACACCCATGATTCTTAGGCTGCTCAGAGTGCCACCCTCTTGCTAGTAAACGGGGCCAAACTGCTTCCCAAAAGAGATCATTTGACCGGGCTTTGCTTAACCGGAAGTCTCCTGTTAGAAACTTGATGATTTCCCCAGATGTAAGTGATGAGCATGCCTTGCCGATTGGTATTTCAGGACGAGTAGAAATAACTTGATTGGACTTTAGAGGCTCCATCATGATGCCTGTCAGATCTTGTTTCCCTTTACCAATTCCTACAGCTTCAATAAGGATGTTCATGCCAACTGTAGCCTTTAAGGTGGATACATATTCTTCTAAAGAAATTTTCCCCTCTCCAAATGTCCTAGACACCTGCCAATCGCTCACAACTTAGTTGCAGACAGAAGGGCATAGTATTTTCTGAACAGATAAGAAGCAATAATAGTTGCAGATACAGGTCCAACATTTTCTTAACCAGTCACTATAACAAAAGATTTGGAGACATCTGCAAGTACTAAACTTTATCATCTAAGACCTAACAGAGGAAAAAATTGAGTCCAGAATTTAAATACAGGAGGCTTTAGCAGTGAAAGATGACAAGGATACCACCTCCATGCCAATGTCCATTAATGAAAATACTGGAAGTAGCATCAGATTGTCTCCTACACTCTGTCATATCAAGAACAAATCCGCATACTCATTGGAAAAAGCATATAACAGGATATGCAAATTTCTAACAAGCAACCCAGGTAAGAAGAACACAGTGTTTAAAAAGATAATCCAGTGTAATTTCAGTGTAAATTCtaagaattccttttccttcattttcatTATTACAAAAGATGCAACCATGTAATTTCAAATCCATTTCCTTTCATTGGTGTCCAATATTAATGAGATTAACATGTTATCAATACTTGTTCGATAAGCACCGCAGCAGTTGCTAGACACACTATGTGCATGTACTTGAGTGCATAATATTGATCTGCACATTCTTGGTTCACTATTCTACGTTCCCAAGCTTAGTTCCACACATATGCATGTTCTCAGCATGCAATGTTAACTCCAGATGTTGCAGTGAAAGGCTATTTTACCGGTACATAAGGCTAAAATTGACATCTGTATTGAATCCAGTGAAACAAATCGTATGGAAAGCATTTCTTCAGCAGCTTCTGCTGCACTATGCTTACTTAAGGGTTCTTTGTATCCTATCCAATGGGTATCTGTTCCAGGAACCAGAATACAGAAATTCTCTATTGTTTCCTCAAAAATTGTTAAACATATTCTAATACTTTCAATTAAAGACAAGAATCCTGTCTCTAAAGGAGAATACCAAAACACTTGAATTAATCAGCTACCTTTCTCCATTACTTTGTGCACAAGCCGATAAGAACTGAAATCTTTGCAAGTAACAGTTGAAACTGAACTCAACTGAACCTCATTCCAACTAAAATGGGTTGGCCATACAAATCCTGTTTTTCCATTCAACTCTATAAATCATGCATGTTGCAAATAACAGTTGAAAACAAGACAGGAGTTATAAAATAATCTCTTGAGTAGAACTACCCACATGTGTCTGATGCATGCACAATAGTCGGACAAGtccaaaaattcagaaaatGGATTTTGCTCGTTACATAGGCTACATACTTAAGCATATAAATACCCTTTTTTGCACATTAAATTTCActctttttaattttagtttctaaaattatttttcaCCATAATAGTTatttctgaaagaaaaaaaaagtattaaagAAAACTAATTCCATACCCAAAAATGAAATCAACAACTATGATACCTCTAGAAGATCCAAAAGATGAGAACAATACAATAACAATAATGCTGACAAAGTTGATGATGATAAAAGGATCAAGGTAGATAAATTGTGAAATATAAATCTTCACACTTACAGTTTGGACCTTTTATCATATTTCAGTCATGACAAAGACCAGCAACGATACTGGCAAGAAGGAATGATCAGGTGCAAGTTGAAGACTCACATAGGAAGGGCAAGGGGAGGACAAAATGGACATAGAAATGATTACTAATTCCTATTATGAGCGTAGATAGGTCCTATTCATACACATAGCTAGAGTTCTTTCTAATGAGTTGCTGAGTTGCCTATGTGAGGGTAATGTTGTAACTGAGAGAGCATCAACAATCCCGGGGGGACCCCAAGCACCTACCCTTAGCTCTCATTAGCCGCCAGGGACCAAAGAAGATACCTTAATGTCCAGGCAGGGACACAATAGAACCTTGGTGACTTCTCTCCTCGCCTAAAAAAGAGCCTGGTCAGTGAGGCACCAGGGTGCTCTAACAAGATAGCAAGCAAAACCTGTATTATTTACTTGAAAGCTTAGATTAGTAAACCACATGTATCCATAAACGAGAACATGTTAGCCCTAGGCTTTAAGGATGGAAAGGTTTATAATTTGCAGCACAAAGTCGATTGCCCACTGCACATGTGCCCGCTAGTTATATCTCTGTTGGATTTTTCATGATTCTGTTCCTTCAGTAATGGCTACTCACATGAAATGGATTAAAAGAAAAACGAGGTGTTAGTTGGGACAgaaaaaattaatttgaaagACAACCACTTCATAATAATGGACCAACTAGCACTAAGGAGTAGATGAACAAGATGTTGGCCATAGAATTGGAGCATGTGATGGAGTATGTAAGTCTTCTGAGTGTTGGATGACTGACATTACCAATCAAGATTTAAGGGAATTCCTTAACAGAACTACAAGAATAATCATACAATCATCAGAAATCAAAGTCATAACCAAGATAAAGATGTTCTAATGGATGGAAAATTAAGGATTGCCTCCTTATGTGATTTATGAAGGAAATCCTTATGCAGGGAAGACCAATAACAGCATTAGTGAAGAGTTGTCTTGCACAACTTTTAGACTCCAAAAAATGGAAGGTGAATGCGAAAAATGATAGGTCTAAATAGCAGGAAGAGATCTGAGATCTATGCTCTCACAGAAAATACAGACCTAAAAATAGTGGAATAGTTTAAAAGAAAATGTTCTTAGCTAAgctcaaaaaattcaaatatgttTGATGACTACTCTCATGTACACCTGAATCATTTAGTTTGCTTGGGTAGGCCTATTCGAGTTTATTCAAATTAAACCCAGCACCTAAGCCAGGCTGAATATGACCCAGAAGATCATAGCCTCAGCCAAGCCCCTATGGCCCAAATTTTATTCTCAAGCAGAACCCAAAATCCGTGCACTAATAATCAAACGAATGAATCAAGGTGGCACTTAGCAATCCACTATGTTGCACAGATAGGGGCAGGTCTTAGAATCTGACACGGACACAAGGTGTTGGACTCGGCAAGGCCCAAAGAATAGGATTCAGAGACACTAGGGCATAAAgaaatattattttaaatattattCAAATTCACAAACAAATGATTTAtactaatttattttttatgaaaagatcAACTTATTTATATCCTATCTTTTTCCCCATTATTTTGCCCCTACCAAGTTTAAAGTGGGAAAATCACAGCCTACAACCCAAGCAatcacagaaaatgaaaataaacacTTGATCTtaacatgcaaggtgatttccTCTCCACCAACCAAGATTATATTCATAACATTGTCCATCAGCTGAAAACCACAAAGTTCACATCAGCGAATCAAGGAATTAGATATCATGAAGACCTGATGACTCCATCATCTAGATAAGCTATCATCCAGGTATATGACATCTAACTGATGGCATTTATGTCACCTTATCGAGGCTCAAAGCACCAACACACCTCGCACAACCCCAAATAATGGCTATAGAACTACCCAAAGTTGGGACCAATAGCCTACAAAGATCTAGAATAGCAGGTCTCTCAATAACCTACCAAAAGAGCAATATCAGAAACCAGGTCAAAGAATGATCAGATCTGGATGCAACTCTGATCACAAGGGCTATTAGGTGTGACTGTGTGAGGAATGGCTTGCCAAAATTAGAATCGAATCTAACAGTTAGATAGGGAGAAATCTAAAGGTTATCAAAATAGAAAGTGACTAAACTTAGGAACTTAAGGTTGGTAACGGCAGAAAACAGCAACTAAAGTGAAGAAATAGGGAACAAATTAGTAAGTGGgtatagaaaatagaaagtagcaGAACAGAATTAGGAAACAAGCCAATAAGGTGCTGCCGCAGGTCTTTTAGAAGGCACAACTACAGTTTAAGGGATCGATGGGATGTCATAGAATCAACTACAGCACCAAAAATCTGTCCAAAACTTAACAAGGAACTCAGACAACAGTTAGTGGACAGAATAGTACTCAAGAGagctaacaaaataagaaaagtaACATATGTAAGACTGAAAAACAAAATCCGACcttttaatggaagaaaaaaagaagttagaagagtagaagaatagaagaaaggataTGTTAGGCCTCTCACCTAACTGTGGAGAAGGAATCCAACTGACCAAGGTCCTTGGCATCTGACCAAGGTTTCCCTACTGCATCCTACAGTAGATATAGTTCAAGATTTTGCCAAAATTTCGATTCAACAGATGTCGAAACGAAACCTTGAAcaaaatcccaagaaaaaagagttcGAAATTTCAACGAAAAGTATCGTTTCAGTATTTCGTTTCGACCAAAATAATACATtcctttaataaaaaatatcaagttTCGAATGAAATGAATCTGTTAACAATTACAACTTGTACCGTGGGGGTACAATTGGTGTGCACCCCG harbors:
- the LOC122660376 gene encoding uncharacterized protein LOC122660376 isoform X3, with protein sequence MEQMDSAELNLECIEKTSPDQLLAPGSPEISGIVGDPQVLPRIGDQYQLEILPLIEESDRIQLLKNPTDAQDMVDITNSFIMGLPIPIMWVHDDLANDKCESLEHLSDPDDAMDRNGLVESENNKEDQIISNNGDLKLESLDVAPKYGKGVGPSESLESSVVVSKQMDVVLPMVQERKSNLVQMRGGRTYCPVPGSLGGSWSDIEKESFILGLYVFGKNLIQVKRFMESKEMGDILSFYYGEFYGSDGHRKWVECRKIRSRRCIHGQRIFTGLRQQELLSRLLPHASEECQNTLLEVSRTFGEGKISLEEYVSTLKATVGMNILIEAVGIGKGKQDLTGIMMEPLKSNQVISTRPEIPIGKACSSLTSGEIIKFLTGDFRLSKARSNDLFWEAVWPRLLARGWHSEQPKNHGCTGSKHALVFLVPGVKKFSRRRHVKGNQYFDSVSDVLNKVASDPRLLELEVEAVTSGGKEEFRWESELKLDQGGFSDRQRHCYLRPRLSNCKSDLMKFTIVDTSLVHGEGPSKIRELRSIPVDTTNTSIPTKISREPEGDSSEENLDDPDPGHDQGDANISSPSKVMFNRGSHSDTSNCIKHVMPTYCQDPSNGPSDNHENSYRNIEKQPRNTKCQLSRLANGPGPSSGLSDNHENTYSNTEKQPRKTRCQFSQRVKPSQSNHAPVTKRRRLTACSHSETSRSRNSFSVAPVQKQGEPSFQSNLLHASDNMVSQVGQSLDKVSSTCSSAKGSPDQSSEGILTGNGFGELLNEKPQPRTYFDLNLPHAPPDFEMDEPFTENVDSQGDPKRSLLPSENSQKPEDSEALRTNNADQQPTVNARRQSTRNRPLTTKALEALASGFQNTKRRKRGAEALSGETSIPRPSRRARGKVGVTGNWGVEAGVVDSKVVAMVVDGECSSDAYTISKPQVGSEKDGTYHPEVLMCKDD